The Candidatus Thermoplasmatota archaeon region TGCCCCTCCATCTTCCCTCGTTCAGCAGAACGCCGGAGACGCCCGATATCATGGCGACCTCGATCTGTTCGATGCCGTTCTCTTTGAGCTCTTGGCGGGCTTCATCGGTACTTCCAACTCCCCAGACAGTCGGCTTCTTCCCCTCGGCTTCCTCCTCGATGTTCTCGGCGGGAAGACCCTCAAGGCTTATCACCCTCTCACATCCCTGCTCGGCGGCCCAGGATAGAATGGACCGAGCGATCGGCCTGTGGAGCTCTGAGGGCAGCGGAAACTCGGTTATGAAGACCGCCAGCTTGATGTCCTCCCTCGCATAAATGCGCGCGGGGAACTTCGGCTTCGTCGCGTATATCATGGACACGGGAGGGAAGTGCTCCGATTCCAGTGCACATATCTGATCGAGGTCAAGAGCGGAGATCATGTAGCTACAGGCGATCGTGCTCACGAGTCCCACGGTGGGGAATCCCTCGATGATGGTCCCTCCCCTGAGGTCAAAATCCTTGAACTTCCTAATTTCAATCTCGACGGTCATCTGACATCCCGTGACCTCAATCATTCCGTCACTATATATCGTTGGCGGAATGCGAAAGCGGGTGTCGAACAGCACGCAATGAGAATGGCGGGAGAACCCTGTTTTCGCCACGAAGAAAGTCGTCTGACCCAGACTCGAAACCTTTAAATCGACTCGCTGAATACCGCAGATGAACCCATGAAGAAGGTCGAAACCCTCACGAGAATCAAGGATGCTGAAGAGCAGGCAAAGAAGATGAAGAGCGATGCTCTGAAGGAGAAAGAGAAGATCATCCGTAACGCAAAGAGGGAAAGCCTCTTCGTCCTGGAAAACATGGAGAAGAAGGCCACGGAGCTTCACAAGGAGAAGCTCTCGGAAGTCGATTTGGAAATCCAACGGAAAAGGGAGAAGCTTCTCGAAGCTGGAAGACAAGAGGCTGAGTCGCTCAAGGCTCAGGCTGCAGACAAGGTTGATGAGGCTGTTGCATTTCTAATCAAGAAGTTCGAGGACGGGGTATTGCATGCTGAGACCGAAAGAAATGAGTAGGGTTCTCGTCCTCGGGCCCCGGGAATCCCTCGATGAGGTCGTAGAAGCCCTCTATCAAGAGGAGACGCTTCACATACTGGACTTCATCGAGCAGGATGAGACGTTTGCCATTGGGAAGCCCCTCGAGAGGGCATCCTCCGTCTCCGAGGACCTGGTCAAGCTCAGATCCATTTCAAGCATCTTGGATGTCGGCGAGAAAGGAGACAAAGAGGCTCTGGAAGTCGACACCGAGATGAGGAGCAAAATCCGTGCTCTGGAGATCAACCTCTCTGAGACCGATGACTCGCGCAAGAGAACGGAAGAACTGCTGAGCACCCTGGATGCGCGCATCGAGCATATGACGCCCTTCGCCTCACTTCCGTTGACGCTCGACATGTACAGGGACTACGAGTCTCTCTCTGTGCACGTGGGGCGTGTCACAAGGGACCTTTCCGACATCGGCTCCCATCTGAAGGACTACGAGCTCTTCGAGAGGGAACGCTTCGTGGCCCTGTTCGTGCCCATTGAAGGAGCAGAAGAGGCCACGGTGTATCTCGGAAGCAAGGGCTTCACTCAGGTGGACCTCCCGGACATGGACGGTGACCCCAAGGAGCTTCTCGTCAAGATGAAGGCTCAGAGGGAGAAGTGGGAGAAGAAGCTGTCATCCACGGAGAAGAGGCTCGACAAGCTGGGGCAGAAGTACTCAACATTCATCCTTTCCGCCGAGGAGACCCTGGCTGTCGAAGCGGAGAAGGCGGAGGCGCCACTCAGGTTCGCAACGACAGAACACACGTTCGTGATCGACGGGTGGGTGCCGAGGGACGACGCAAGGAAACTGAAGAAGGCCCTTGAGGACATGAAGGGAATCTTCGCGGACACCATAGACAGGGAGGACGAAGAGCCGCCCGTCCTGCTGGACAACCCGGAGATCCATGTGAGCAAGTTCGAATTCCTGATTCGGATCTTTTCGACTCCGAGCCATGATGAAGTGGACCCGACCCTGGTTCTCTCGTTGATATTCCCCGTTTTCTTCGGGCTCATGATTGGCGACCTGGGATACGGGCTCGTCATGATGGCAGTTGGCTTGTGGCTGAGGGGGAAGCTGAAAGACATACCAGAGCTTTCCAATCTGATGTGGATACTGTTCGTGTCGGGCTTCTTCGCAACGCTCTTCGGGATGTTCCTGTACGGTGACGCTTTCGGCATTGCATTTCACTATCACCCCTCTCCCGGAGAGACCCCCGCCCCTTGGCTCGGGTTCAACCTGATGGGCATCGACATTCCGTATAACGCGCCCATTCACAAGACCGGCAAGTTCGGGGCAATGGATCTCATCGCTCTGTCCATCCTCGCGGCTGGTGTTCACCTCGGGATTGGGTTCATCTTCGGCGTCATGAATGAGAGAAAGCGCAACAAGAAGCATGCACTGGCGAAGTTCGGATGGCTTCTAGTTCTGATCGGTCTTGTCATCGTGCTGTTGAGGGTTGCGGTGCAGGCAGAAGGCCTTGTCGTTCCGAAGGCCATTTGGTTCAACGACCTCGCCAATCTCACCTATCCGATCAGAGACGCAATGCTGGAGTCGTTCGTGTTCTTCGGAAGCTTACAGATCTCTTATGTGGGTGTAGTCCTAGTAGTTGCTGGTATGCCGCTCCTCGTCATAGGTGAAGGCGGGCTTGCCATCATTGAGATAGTCGGTCTCGTGGCAAACACGTTCTCCTATGCTCGAATCGCCGGCGTCGCTGTGGCAAAAGGTGCAACGGCGATCGCGTTCAACACGGTCTGTATGCCCATGATCTTCTACGCGGATGGGAACATCGCAATGATTATCATGGGCGCTATCTTCCTCTTTCTTGCTCATGCGACCGTGTTCATGCTGGGCGCGGTCTCAGCGGGCATCCAGGCACTTAGGCTCCACTATGTGGAATGGTTCATGAAGTTCTTCAAAGGAAATGGAATCGACTTCAGACCTTTCGGAATAAGGAAAGTACAGGAGGTGTAAGAGGAATGGCAGACCCTGGTTTGTTGGCAATGGCAGCCGCCATTACGATGGTGGGAGCAGCCTTCGCGACGGCATGGGCAGAAAAGGTCGTGGGCGCTGCGGCAGTCGGAGCAATGGCAGAGAATGAAGCCCTTTTCGGTAAGGGCATCGTCTTCATGGTGCTCCCAGAGACCATCGTGCTGTTCGGCTTCGTCATAGCCTTCCTATTGGTAGGTAAAGTCTAGGACAAAGGGATTCACAATGGGACTAGAATCCGTAGTCAAGGGCATCCTAGAAGCTGGAAGAAGGGAGTCCGAGGAGATAGTCAGCGGTGGCAAGAAAGAAGCGAGTGGAATAAACGCCGAAGCTAAGAAGAAAGGGACCGAGGCTATGAACGGCAGAGTCCAGGAGGCTGAGGTCCTGGGGGAGAAGAGAAGAGTGCAGGACCTGGCGAGGGCGGACCTCGAAGTGAAGAGGATAGCGCTCGAAGCTCAGAAGGAGATCCTGGACCTGATCTACTCCGAGGCATTGGAACGCCTGCGAGTTCTCCCCTCGAACGATGCGGTCCTCAGACGACTCCTCAGTGCTCACATGGCCGATGTGAGGACTGGAAGGGTCCACTCCAACGAGAGGGACAGGGTGATCGTTCAGTCGATCGTCGGCGAAAGCTATGCGGGGACAAGACCGGTCCTTGGAGGCATCGTCATCGAGAGCATAGACGGGAAGACCACCGTGGACCTTACGTACGAGACTCTGATGCAGAAGACATGGGAGGATTCCGTGAGGGAGGTTGCTCAGGTCCTATGGCGATAATGGGGAAGCTGAGACAGAAGCTCAAGGGAAAGATACCCATCGAGCTCGGTAACTACCCCTACGTCTGTGCGAGAGTCAAAGGGAAAAAGAGCAAACTGATCTCGAAGGACAGCTACGCAAGGATCCTGAAGATGGAGACTCCGAGCATCTCGCGGCTACTCGGCGAGGGCCAGTACAGGGAGCAGATGCTCGCCCTCGGGGCGAAGTACTCGGGCGTGGACCTCATCGAGATGGCGACACGCAACAATCTTGCCGAGGTCTTCACGCAGATAATCGAGTTCTCGGAGGGCAACCTCAGAACGATGATTTCCAGGTTCCTGGACCGCTGGGACGTCTGGAACATCAAGACAATCATACGAGGCAAATCCTACGGCGCCGCGAACGAGGAGATAATCGAGGACCTCATTCCTGCGGGTTCGTTCTCAACGGAGTTCCTCCAGAAGCTTGCCGAGAAGGAGACCGTCGAGGAGGTCATGGAGGAGCTTGAGAACACTATCTACGATCTTGCCCTCCAGGAAGCCAAGGGCGAGGACGAGGAGTTCCCGCCGATCTCGGTCTTCGAGGACGCCCTTGACCGTACGTATTACTCCTTTCTTCTCGAGGTCGTGCCTCCAACGACGGAGCCGATGAAGCTGTTCAGGATGTTCATAAGGAAGGAGATCGACATGATAAACCTCAGAACGCTTCTGAGGACCAGAGAGGACGCGGAGAGGATAGAGCGCGACGTCTTCATCGAGGGTGGATTGGAGCTGTCCAAGGAGGAGCTCGATACGTTCATGCCACTGTCGCTTGAGGATCTGCTTCCGAGGCTGCAGAAGTACTCCTTCTACGATGACATCTCGGGTCCCCTGAAGGAGGTCAAGACGAAGGGCCTCAATGACGTGGCCAGAGCCCTTGAGAAGCATCATCAGAGACAGGCATCGAGGTATTCGAGCCTCCATCCCCTATCGATACTTCCGGTTCTGGACTACATGATATCGAAAGAGATCGAGGTGGAGAACATCAGGATCATCGCGCGCGGGAAGCGGGACGGCCTGAGCGAGTCCACCATATGGGACCTCCTGGTGATCTGAGTGGAGATAGCTGTCGTCGGGGATGAGGACTTCGTTCTCGGGTACAAGCTCGTGGGCATCAGGAAGACGTATCCAGCAGAGGACGAGGAGCTGGAGTCCGTCATCAATGACGTTCTGCAGGACACGCGCGTCGGCATCCTCGTCCTTTCCGCGCGTTCGCTGGGCAAGGTCAGTGCGGGCGCCAAGAGAAGGATAATGGCCAGCTCGCACCCCGTTGTCATAAGTGTTGGCGCGGAGCAAGAGGAGGACCTCAGGGAGAAGGTCAAGAAGGCAATTGGAGTCGATTTGTACAAGAGCTAAGGGAGGAAGAGGAATGGAAGAGATCGAGAGACCCGAGATGACACGCCCCGTGGGGGAGACAGCAGGCGAGATCTACCGTGTCGCGGGTCCAGTCGTCACCGCCACGGGCATCCATCCGAGGATGTACGACGTGGTTGAAGTGGGTCATGAGAAGCTGATGGGCGAGGTCATCCAGATAGTAGGGGAGAAGACGATCATCCAGGTCTATGAGGACACGAGCGGCGTCAAGCCGGGGGAGCCCGTCCGTGATACGAAGGCCTCCCTGGTCGTGGAGCTCGGACCCGGTCTGCTGGGGACCATATACGATGGCATACAGAGGCCGTTGAAGGTCCTCACCGAGACGATGGGGGACTTCATCCTGAGGGGCGTTTCCGCTCCTGGCATCTCCAGAGAGAAGAGATGGGGATTCACGCCCACGGTCGCCGTCGGCGACACTATTCAGGGCGGGACCATCATAGGTAAGGTTCAGGAGACCACTCACACCGAGCACAGAGTGCTCTGCCCGCCGAAGATGTCGGGGAAGGTCACCGACATAAGAGAGGGAGAGTTCACCGTCACCGACACGGTGTGCACGCTCGAAAACGGGCAGAAGATCTCGATGATGCAGAAGTGGCCGGTCAGAGTGCCGCGACCGTCCGTGGAGAAGCTGATGCCCTCGATCCCTCTGATCACCGGCCAAAGGGTATTGGACATGTTCTTCCCCGTCGCAAAAGGCGGAACCGCCGCCATCCCCGGCGGGTTCGGCACGGGAAAGACCGTGACCGAGCACCAGCTGGCCAAGTGGTGCGACTCCGAGATAGTCGTTTACATCGGGTGCGGTGAGCGGGGGAACGAGATGACGGAGGTCCTGACGGATTTCCCCAAACTGGAGGATCCGAAGACGGGAGCTCCTCTCATGGAACGCACCGTCCTCATCGCGAATACGAGCAACATGCCCGTCGCCGCCAGAGAGGCGTCCGTCTACACTGGCATCACGATCGCAGAGTACTACAGGGACATGGGATACGACGTCGCCCTCATGGCGGACAGCACGAGCAGATGGGCCGAGGCCATGCGAGAGATCTCCTCGCGTCTAGAGGAGATGCCGGGCGAGGAAGGTTATCCCGCATATCTGTCCTCGAGACTGTCGGAGTTCTACGAGAGGGCCGGGCGGGTCAAGACGCTCTCAGGGGCCGAAGGCTCGGTCAGCGTCGTCGGTGCGGTCTCACCGCCTGGCGGGGACTTCTCCGAACCCGTGACCCAGGGAACCCTCCGCATAACCAAGGTCTTCTGGGCGCTCGACACGAGGCTGCGAGAGAGGAGGCACTTCCCCTCCATCAACTGGCTCACGTCCTACAGCCTGTACAACAGAACGCTCAGCGACTGGTTCGTCGAGAACGTCAGTCCTCATTGGTCCGAGCTTCGTGAGTGGTCCATGGCCATCCTCCAGCGCGAGGCCGAGCTGCAGGAGATCGTCCAGCTCGTGGGCTCCGATGCGCTCCCCGAGGACGAGCAGCTGACGCTCGAAGTTGCCAGGATGATAAGGGAGTTCTTCCTGCAGCAGAACGCATTCCACCCCGTGGACACGTTCGCGCCGCTTGAGAGGCAGTACGAGCTGCTCGCAACGATAAAGAGGTTCTCGGACCTTGCGAAGAAGGCTCTGTCGCTGGAAGTGACCTATCAGGAGCTGGCGGACATGGACTCGATAACGCTCCTGGGCAAACTGAAATACGAGGAGGACTTCGCGGGCGAACTCAAGAGGGTCACGGACAAGATGGACGAGGAGTTCAGGCAGAAGGAGGTGATTTCCTGACCAAGGAGTACAGGACCATCAGCGAGATCGCGGGCCCGCTCATCTTCGTGGAGAAGACGGAATGGGTCGGCTACGGCGAGCTCGTGGAGATCGTCCTTCCGGACGGAACGAGAAAGAGGGGGCAGGTCCTCGACACATCGAAGGACATCGTCGTCGTACAGGTCTTCGAGGGAACCGCCGGGATCGACAGAAGCTCGAGCGTCAAGTTCCTCGGCGAGACCGTCAAGCTGAACGTGTCCAAGGATATGCTGGGCCGCGTCCTCTCAGGCTCCGGAGAGCCGCTGGACGGGGGACCGCCAGTGATTCCCGAGAAGAGGATCGAGATCCTGGGCGCGGCGATCAACCCATTCTCAAGAGCCCCGCCAGAGGAGTTCATACAGACCGGGATTTCCACCATAGACGGGATGAACACCCTCGTCAGGGGGCAGAAGCTTCCGATATTCTCCGGTTCCGGACTTCCGCACAACGAGATCGCGCTCCAGATCGCGAGGCAGGCGAAGGTCCTCGGTGAGGAGAAGGAGGAGTTCGCGGTCGTCTTCGTCGCGATGGGCATCACCCACGAGGAGGCGCAGTACTTCATGCAGGACTTCGAGCGGACGGGCGCGCTCAAGCGGGCGGTCCTGTTCCTGAATCTTGCCGACGACCCGGCCGTCGAGCGGTTGATCACGCCGCGAATGGGACTGACCGCCGCGGAATACCTCGCCTACGAGCAGGACTATCACATCCTCGTCATTCTCACGGACCTCACCAACTACTGCGAGGCGCTCCGGCAGATCGGAGCCGCCAGGGAAGAGGTTCCCGGAAGGAGGGGCTATCCGGGCTACATGTACACTGATCTGGCGACGATGTACGAGCGGGCGGGCAGGATACACGGCAAGAAGGGTTCCATCACTCAGATCCCGATCATATCGATGCCGGACGACGACATCACGCATCCGATACCAGACCTGAGCGCCTACATCACGGAAGGCCAGCTGGTCGTCTCAAGGGAGCTGCACAGGAAGGGCATCTACCCGCCGATAGACATCTCCCCGTCGCTCTCGAGGCTCATGGACGCCGGGATCGGCGCAGAGCAGACGAGGGAGGACCACAAGCAGGTCTCGGACCAGTGCTACGCGGCCTACGCGGAAGGAAAGGACCTCCGCGGGCTGGTCGCGATCGTCGGAAAGGAGGCCCTCTCCGGGAGGGACAGGAAACTGCTCGACTTCGCGGACGTGTTCGAGGCCGAGTTCGTCCGGCAGGGCAGGGAGGAGGACAGGGAGATCCTCAGAACGCTGGGCATCTCCTGGGAAATGCTCGCCGGCCTGGAGGAGAGGATGCTGACGAAGATAGACAGGGTCACGTTGGAGAAGTATTACCCCAAACGCCGAGAGGGAGAGGATGGTCAGGGAGTACAAGGCGACTAGGTCGGAGCTTCTCGAGCTCAAGAAGCAGATCAAGCTGTCCACGACCGGGCACAGACTGCTCAAGATGAAGAGGGACAGCCTCATCGCCGAGTTCTTCAAGATCCTAGACAAGGCCAAGGGCATCAGGTCCGGCATCCAGGACAAGTACGACCGCGCCATGGAGAGGCTATCCATCGCGAAGGCGATCGAGGGCACGATAGGCGTCAAGTCGGCCGCGTTCGCCGCGCTCGAGAACCCGGAGATGGAGCTCACAACGAAGAACATCATGGGCATCGTCGTTCCGGAGATCCAGTCCAGGAGCGTCAAGAAGAGGATCGACGAGCGGGGCTACGGCATCATAGGCACGTCCTCCAGGATCGACGAGGCGGCCGAGGCGTTCGAGGACCTGGTGGAGGACATCGTCATCGCGGCGGAGATCGAAACCACGATGCGCAGGCTGCTGGACGAGATCGAGAAAACGCGAAGGAGGGTCAACGCGCTCGAGTTCAGGGTCATCCCCAATCTCGAATCGCAGGAGGCGTTCATCAGGCTCCGGCTGGAGGAGCTCGAGCGGGAGAACATCTTCCGCCTGAAGAGGTTCAAGGAGGCCTGATGGGCCTTATCGACAAGTTCGTCGAGATGTATCAGACCCCCGAGGGGAAGATGCGGCTCTTCCGCATTCTGTTCTGGATATCGACCGCCTTCATGCTCTTCGGGCTTGGGCTGATCGTTCTGTCCGTCTTTGGATGAGCCTGCAAGGGTAGCGGGCTCAGAACTGCTTCTAGTACGGAGACACAGCGAACAGCAAGGATCCTGCAAGGAATAGCAAGGGTTCGGCAAGGATTCCACAAGGATCCGACAAGAAACCCACAAGGAAGAAGCAGGATTCGACAAGGATCCGACAAGAAACCCACAAGGAAGAAGCAGGATTCGACAAGGATGTCTATGGTAAGTCTATGGTAAGTCCCTAGGATGTCACAGGAAACCCAGGCGGGACCTTAGGGAAACCTAGGGCGGAGCTTAGGATTCGCCTATGGTTTGTCACGACCCGTCCCGTGCACGCTGCTCAAATGAGTTCCCCATTCCTGGTGAAAGATCCGTGGAAGAAGCTCGGAGTCCGAATGCGATGGAAAGCGGGAAATATCAGCGCAGAATATAAACTGGTGAATGAGCGGGATAGCCGACGTCCTACTGTTCGTCTCGATAGCCCTTCTCGCAGCCGGCTTCTTCTGGAAGCACAACCGCTGCCACCTCGTCCGCGCGGCGGGATGGACGGTCTTCGGCATCTTCTGGTGGCTCCAGATACCCGACTACATCGCGGCGGTGGACGTCTTCAACGCCCTCGCGAGCGCGCTGGCCCTGCCCGCGTTCATGTTCTTCGCATATCACGAGTTCCTTTCCTACCGCTGGCGGGAGGAGTACCAGCCGCTCAAGTTCCTGGCGGGCGCGACGTTCCTCGCAGCGGGCATCTTCTTCACGGTCGACAGAATCCCGTTCCTCGCGGGGAACCTCATCCAGGTCGTCGCCGACCACACGGTCGCCCTGCTGAACGCGTTCGGCGGCAACTACTGGACCGAGGGCATCCACTACCCCGGCGGGTTCAGCTGGTACAGGGTCTCCGCAGATGAGATCTACGTCCCGATCAGGGAGGCGGACATACACATCATCCTTGCCTGCACCGCCATACAGGCCCTTGCGGTCGCGGTGAGCTTCATCGTCTCCACGGAGGCCAAGTGGAAGCGCAGGGGCATCGCGCTCGGGATTAGCATCCCCGTGATCTACATCATGAACCTCGTGAGGAACGTGGTCGTGATACACCTCTACGACGTCCAGAGCGTCAGCTTCGAGCTCGCTCACGGCTCCATTGGGAAGATGATATCGCTCCTCACGCTCGTGGGACTGGTCGTCCTGCTCTTCGAGATCCTGCCCCAGTTCTATGACAACATAATGGGCTCGTTCGACCTGCTGTGGAGAAAGGGGCCAAAGCACGAGCCGAAGGACATCTACGAGCGGCTGTTGAAGAAGAAGCCTACTTGAGCTTCCGCTCCCAGTCGCCCTCTTTGTATTTCTTCACCCCGACGATGAGGGCCATCATCTCGTCCAGGTCCTCGAGCGAGGTCACGTCGCCCGACCACTTCTTCTCGTGGAACCCGTACCTCGTCTCGAAGTCCGTAACAAAAGCCGCCATGGTGCTCTCCGCCCACCTGGGCGGGTTGCCAGCGAAGAACGCCGCAGCGTAGATGTGCGAGCCCTTGGCGATGAGTATCTTCTTCTCTCCGAACTCGAACGTCCTCAGCTGATCGTCCTCCCTGAAGGAGTCGCGTATGAACTCCTGTATCGCGGTCAGCATCCCCGCCAGGATATCCTCGTCCCTGTCCGCGTGCAGCCTTCTCGTCCTGTGAGCGATGAGCCTGCCCTCGTTGCCCACGATGAACATGTCCTCGACGGCGTACATCTCCCTGATGCTGCGCCACGCGAAGATCAGGACCGCGAGCACGACAATGAGAATGAATGCGGACCAGGGGAAGAACAGGACGTCCCAGATCGGCGGGGCGAGCGCTCGCACCCTCACCGACGCCGAGGCGGTGACGCCGCTCACCGTTGCGTTCATCCAGCCGCTGTCGGATATCGTCTGGGCCTTCAGCTCGTTCTGCGTGACGGAGCCCACGTTGCTCGTCCAGACGACCTGGATCGGGGCTATCTCCACCTCGTTGCCGTCGCCGTCATATCCCACGGCCAAGAAGACCTGCTTCTGACCCACCTTGAGGTCCACCGTGTCCGGGATCACCTCCAGCGTCGCCAGTGCCCCGGGGACGATGAGGAAGTCATCCGTCACCGCCGACAGGTTGTCGTCGTGGCGGGCGGTGATGTTCCCAACGCTTACCGCTAGAATGGGATCGAAGACCGCGTAGTTTCGCCGCTCAGGGGATATCGTGCCGAAGTTCCCGGAAAGGGACCAGTTCGCGTTCACGGGCCCGATGAAGTTGTCGAAGAAGTCGTATCCGTAACAGTAGAGGGTGATGTTGTCGTCCGTGGTTATCGTGCCCAGTGACCATGGGAAGACCCTCACTATGCGAAGCGCACCCGGTGTGACGGTGACCTGAACGCTCGCGCTCATCGAGGAGTTCGTATCGTTGCAGTACACCGTCCAGACGCTCCCGCTAGTGTTCGCCGAGCCCGGGTAGTATATCCCAGTGACGCCCACTATTCCGAGCGGGTCGGTCGTGTTCCAGACGGGCGTGATGACGACCTCGTTGCTCTTGTTGTCGTAGCCCCTGCAGTCGAAGTCCACGGACTCGTCGGTCGTTCCGGCCCAGGAGGCGGGGGTTATCTCCAAGCTATTAATCAACGCGGGCGCGATATCCACGGTCGCGTTCGCCCAAAGGCCGCCTGCGCTGGCGGTGATGATCCAGGAACCTGCGTCATGGGGAACATACATCCCGTTCGGGTCGACCGAACCGTTCACATCCGTCGTCGTCCAAGTGAACGTCATCGAGAGAACGTGCCCGTACGCGTCGTAGGCGGTCGCGTCGAAGTCGTGAACGTCCTCGGCGGTCCCGCTCCAGAAGGTCGGATCGATGACGATGTGATCGAGAGCCCCGAGGAACTCGTAGTCCAGGCTCATGTTGTACAGCTGAGGCGTGACTGTCGTGTCAGTCGTCATGAGATTCGCCCTGATGGTGATGTTCTGAGCGGTCAGCGCGGACAGGCTTGCGCCCGGTGTCGTTGAGATCCAGTTCGATGCGATGTCGTCCCAGTACCAGTAGGTGATATCGCAGGCGGGCGGGATTGCGTGCGAGGCGTTGAACTCCCTCCAGCCAACGAGCGGTTCGGCGGGCGTGAAGTCCATTGTTCGCACGAATCCTGTCGGGGAATACTGCCAGCCACTGATCGTTACGGAGTTCACGAACGGAGTTAGGCTGGCGTTCGTCGTCGTGAGCGAAATGTTGTACTGGATGTATTTGGCGGAGGGATCTTGTATCGGCTCCCCGGAGGAATTCGTGAGCGGTAGGGACCACGGACTCCAAGAG contains the following coding sequences:
- a CDS encoding V-type ATP synthase subunit A — its product is MEEIERPEMTRPVGETAGEIYRVAGPVVTATGIHPRMYDVVEVGHEKLMGEVIQIVGEKTIIQVYEDTSGVKPGEPVRDTKASLVVELGPGLLGTIYDGIQRPLKVLTETMGDFILRGVSAPGISREKRWGFTPTVAVGDTIQGGTIIGKVQETTHTEHRVLCPPKMSGKVTDIREGEFTVTDTVCTLENGQKISMMQKWPVRVPRPSVEKLMPSIPLITGQRVLDMFFPVAKGGTAAIPGGFGTGKTVTEHQLAKWCDSEIVVYIGCGERGNEMTEVLTDFPKLEDPKTGAPLMERTVLIANTSNMPVAAREASVYTGITIAEYYRDMGYDVALMADSTSRWAEAMREISSRLEEMPGEEGYPAYLSSRLSEFYERAGRVKTLSGAEGSVSVVGAVSPPGGDFSEPVTQGTLRITKVFWALDTRLRERRHFPSINWLTSYSLYNRTLSDWFVENVSPHWSELREWSMAILQREAELQEIVQLVGSDALPEDEQLTLEVARMIREFFLQQNAFHPVDTFAPLERQYELLATIKRFSDLAKKALSLEVTYQELADMDSITLLGKLKYEEDFAGELKRVTDKMDEEFRQKEVIS
- a CDS encoding PAC2 family protein; protein product: MIEVTGCQMTVEIEIRKFKDFDLRGGTIIEGFPTVGLVSTIACSYMISALDLDQICALESEHFPPVSMIYATKPKFPARIYAREDIKLAVFITEFPLPSELHRPIARSILSWAAEQGCERVISLEGLPAENIEEEAEGKKPTVWGVGSTDEARQELKENGIEQIEVAMISGVSGVLLNEGRWRGINVASLLAEARPEYPDAHAAAELVKAADLLIPEVEIDLEPLYEQAKEIEDSFRKLEQQVSPVIREPHVAMFR
- a CDS encoding V-type ATP synthase subunit I; the protein is MSRVLVLGPRESLDEVVEALYQEETLHILDFIEQDETFAIGKPLERASSVSEDLVKLRSISSILDVGEKGDKEALEVDTEMRSKIRALEINLSETDDSRKRTEELLSTLDARIEHMTPFASLPLTLDMYRDYESLSVHVGRVTRDLSDIGSHLKDYELFERERFVALFVPIEGAEEATVYLGSKGFTQVDLPDMDGDPKELLVKMKAQREKWEKKLSSTEKRLDKLGQKYSTFILSAEETLAVEAEKAEAPLRFATTEHTFVIDGWVPRDDARKLKKALEDMKGIFADTIDREDEEPPVLLDNPEIHVSKFEFLIRIFSTPSHDEVDPTLVLSLIFPVFFGLMIGDLGYGLVMMAVGLWLRGKLKDIPELSNLMWILFVSGFFATLFGMFLYGDAFGIAFHYHPSPGETPAPWLGFNLMGIDIPYNAPIHKTGKFGAMDLIALSILAAGVHLGIGFIFGVMNERKRNKKHALAKFGWLLVLIGLVIVLLRVAVQAEGLVVPKAIWFNDLANLTYPIRDAMLESFVFFGSLQISYVGVVLVVAGMPLLVIGEGGLAIIEIVGLVANTFSYARIAGVAVAKGATAIAFNTVCMPMIFYADGNIAMIIMGAIFLFLAHATVFMLGAVSAGIQALRLHYVEWFMKFFKGNGIDFRPFGIRKVQEV
- a CDS encoding V-type ATP synthase subunit B, translating into MTKEYRTISEIAGPLIFVEKTEWVGYGELVEIVLPDGTRKRGQVLDTSKDIVVVQVFEGTAGIDRSSSVKFLGETVKLNVSKDMLGRVLSGSGEPLDGGPPVIPEKRIEILGAAINPFSRAPPEEFIQTGISTIDGMNTLVRGQKLPIFSGSGLPHNEIALQIARQAKVLGEEKEEFAVVFVAMGITHEEAQYFMQDFERTGALKRAVLFLNLADDPAVERLITPRMGLTAAEYLAYEQDYHILVILTDLTNYCEALRQIGAAREEVPGRRGYPGYMYTDLATMYERAGRIHGKKGSITQIPIISMPDDDITHPIPDLSAYITEGQLVVSRELHRKGIYPPIDISPSLSRLMDAGIGAEQTREDHKQVSDQCYAAYAEGKDLRGLVAIVGKEALSGRDRKLLDFADVFEAEFVRQGREEDREILRTLGISWEMLAGLEERMLTKIDRVTLEKYYPKRREGEDGQGVQGD
- the artA gene encoding archaeosortase A, which codes for MSGIADVLLFVSIALLAAGFFWKHNRCHLVRAAGWTVFGIFWWLQIPDYIAAVDVFNALASALALPAFMFFAYHEFLSYRWREEYQPLKFLAGATFLAAGIFFTVDRIPFLAGNLIQVVADHTVALLNAFGGNYWTEGIHYPGGFSWYRVSADEIYVPIREADIHIILACTAIQALAVAVSFIVSTEAKWKRRGIALGISIPVIYIMNLVRNVVVIHLYDVQSVSFELAHGSIGKMISLLTLVGLVVLLFEILPQFYDNIMGSFDLLWRKGPKHEPKDIYERLLKKKPT
- a CDS encoding V-type ATP synthase subunit D: MVREYKATRSELLELKKQIKLSTTGHRLLKMKRDSLIAEFFKILDKAKGIRSGIQDKYDRAMERLSIAKAIEGTIGVKSAAFAALENPEMELTTKNIMGIVVPEIQSRSVKKRIDERGYGIIGTSSRIDEAAEAFEDLVEDIVIAAEIETTMRRLLDEIEKTRRRVNALEFRVIPNLESQEAFIRLRLEELERENIFRLKRFKEA
- the ahaC gene encoding ATP synthase A1 subunit C gives rise to the protein MAIMGKLRQKLKGKIPIELGNYPYVCARVKGKKSKLISKDSYARILKMETPSISRLLGEGQYREQMLALGAKYSGVDLIEMATRNNLAEVFTQIIEFSEGNLRTMISRFLDRWDVWNIKTIIRGKSYGAANEEIIEDLIPAGSFSTEFLQKLAEKETVEEVMEELENTIYDLALQEAKGEDEEFPPISVFEDALDRTYYSFLLEVVPPTTEPMKLFRMFIRKEIDMINLRTLLRTREDAERIERDVFIEGGLELSKEELDTFMPLSLEDLLPRLQKYSFYDDISGPLKEVKTKGLNDVARALEKHHQRQASRYSSLHPLSILPVLDYMISKEIEVENIRIIARGKRDGLSESTIWDLLVI
- a CDS encoding V-type ATP synthase subunit F, with product MEIAVVGDEDFVLGYKLVGIRKTYPAEDEELESVINDVLQDTRVGILVLSARSLGKVSAGAKRRIMASSHPVVISVGAEQEEDLREKVKKAIGVDLYKS
- a CDS encoding V-type ATP synthase subunit K, coding for MADPGLLAMAAAITMVGAAFATAWAEKVVGAAAVGAMAENEALFGKGIVFMVLPETIVLFGFVIAFLLVGKV